Proteins encoded within one genomic window of Acidovorax sp. 107:
- the alkB gene encoding DNA oxidative demethylase AlkB, producing MTLGLFDDLPATPQAPECAVVLRGLALPQAAALLQAVDAVTAQAPFRHLITPGGQRMSVAMTNSGALGWISDRGGYRYGSTDPTTGLPWPSMPAVFRQLAHDAAEAAGYPGFAPDACLINRYECGTRLSLHQDRDEGNYDHPIVSVSLGIPAIFLWGGSERADKARRVGLWHGDVVVWGGPARLRFHGVRPLAEATHAMTGALRINLTFRKAG from the coding sequence ATGACCCTCGGCCTGTTTGACGACCTGCCCGCCACACCCCAGGCCCCCGAGTGCGCTGTGGTGCTGCGGGGCCTTGCCTTGCCTCAGGCAGCCGCACTGCTGCAGGCCGTGGATGCCGTCACGGCCCAGGCCCCCTTCAGGCACCTGATCACCCCCGGCGGGCAGCGCATGTCGGTGGCCATGACCAACAGCGGCGCGCTGGGCTGGATCAGCGACCGCGGCGGCTACCGCTATGGCTCCACCGACCCGACCACCGGCTTGCCCTGGCCTTCCATGCCTGCGGTGTTTCGCCAACTCGCCCACGACGCTGCCGAGGCGGCGGGCTACCCCGGTTTTGCGCCCGACGCCTGCCTCATCAACCGATACGAGTGCGGCACGCGGCTGTCACTGCACCAGGACCGTGATGAGGGTAACTACGACCACCCCATCGTGTCCGTGTCCCTCGGTATCCCGGCCATCTTCCTGTGGGGTGGATCAGAGCGTGCCGACAAGGCCCGGCGTGTGGGCCTGTGGCACGGCGACGTAGTGGTATGGGGAGGCCCGGCGCGGCTGCGTTTTCATGGCGTGCGGCCGCTGGCCGAGGCCACCCATGCGATGACGGGAGCGCTGCGCATCAACCTCACATTTCGCAAGGCGGGCTGA
- a CDS encoding 2OG-Fe(II) oxygenase, which translates to MSLAALSTLSTSGTPADGVWQQRAAAIDWQSTTEALHQQGNAVLPQLLDATECAVLTRLYGHAPEGTFRSRVVMQRHGFGQGEYRYFSYPLPDRVAGLRKALYPHLAPIANQWNAAMGIDVRYPAQHADFIARCHAAGQVRPTPLLLQYGPGDYNCLHQDLYGEHVFPLQVAILLSEPGRDFTGGEFVLTEQRPRMQSRAEVVPLSRGDAVVFAVHHRPVQGTRGTYRVNLRHGVSRVRSGQRHTVGIIFHDAE; encoded by the coding sequence ATGAGCTTGGCGGCTCTTTCAACTCTTTCAACATCCGGCACGCCAGCGGACGGCGTGTGGCAGCAACGCGCAGCCGCTATCGACTGGCAAAGCACCACCGAAGCCCTGCACCAGCAGGGCAATGCCGTGCTGCCCCAACTGCTGGACGCCACCGAATGCGCCGTGCTGACCCGGCTGTACGGGCACGCGCCGGAGGGCACCTTTCGCAGCCGCGTGGTCATGCAACGCCACGGCTTTGGCCAGGGTGAATACCGGTACTTCAGCTACCCGCTGCCTGATCGGGTAGCGGGTCTGCGCAAGGCGCTGTACCCGCATCTGGCCCCCATCGCCAACCAATGGAACGCCGCGATGGGCATCGACGTGCGCTACCCCGCGCAGCATGCCGACTTCATCGCCCGTTGCCACGCCGCCGGCCAGGTGCGCCCCACCCCGCTGCTGCTGCAGTACGGGCCGGGCGACTACAACTGCCTGCACCAGGATCTGTACGGCGAGCATGTGTTTCCGCTGCAGGTGGCCATCCTGCTGTCGGAGCCGGGGCGCGACTTCACCGGCGGCGAGTTCGTGCTGACCGAACAGCGCCCGCGCATGCAGTCGCGGGCCGAGGTGGTGCCACTTTCGCGCGGCGACGCCGTGGTGTTTGCCGTGCACCACCGCCCCGTGCAGGGCACGCGCGGCACCTACCGCGTGAACCTGCGCCATGGGGTAAGCCGCGTCCGATCGGGCCAGCGGCACACAGTGGGCATCATCTTTCATGACGCTGAATAG
- the ada gene encoding bifunctional DNA-binding transcriptional regulator/O6-methylguanine-DNA methyltransferase Ada encodes MPTRHRPNTKTSQAAATQADPRWAAVLARSTGADGTFWYSVQTTGVYCRPSCASRTPRPENVLFHASCDDAERAGFRPCQRCKPRQTTALSHHAALVTEACRIIESAAPGDAPTLDALAARVGLSASHLHRIFKQATGLTPKAYAVAQRAQRLRSALDSPTTDSVTDAIYGAGYQSSSRFYEQSAQVLGMRPSQYRARGASQDIRFAIGQCSLGAILVAQSDRGICAILLGDDPDALLRELQDRFAQARLIGGDAAFEALVAQVVAFVEAPGLGLNLPLDVRGTAFQQRVWRVLQAIPAGQTASYAEVAQRIGSPKAVRAVAQACAANGLAVAIPCHRVVKSDGALSGYRWGVERKRALLARESDVEAAPLPAEKVA; translated from the coding sequence ATGCCCACCCGCCACCGCCCCAACACCAAAACCTCGCAGGCCGCCGCCACCCAGGCCGACCCGCGCTGGGCGGCGGTGTTGGCGCGCAGCACTGGGGCCGATGGAACGTTCTGGTACTCGGTGCAGACCACGGGCGTGTACTGCCGCCCCAGCTGCGCGTCGCGCACACCCCGGCCGGAGAACGTGCTGTTCCATGCCAGTTGCGACGATGCGGAGCGCGCCGGGTTCCGCCCCTGCCAGCGCTGCAAGCCGCGCCAGACCACCGCGCTGTCGCACCACGCGGCATTGGTGACCGAGGCCTGCCGCATCATCGAAAGCGCCGCGCCCGGTGATGCCCCCACGCTCGATGCACTGGCAGCGCGCGTGGGCCTGAGCGCCTCGCACCTGCACCGCATCTTCAAGCAGGCCACGGGCCTCACCCCCAAGGCCTATGCGGTGGCCCAGCGTGCGCAGCGGCTGCGCAGTGCGCTCGACAGCCCGACCACGGACTCGGTGACGGACGCCATCTATGGCGCAGGCTATCAGTCCAGCAGCCGGTTTTACGAACAGTCGGCCCAGGTGCTGGGCATGCGGCCCAGCCAGTACCGTGCGCGGGGTGCGTCGCAAGACATCCGCTTTGCCATCGGCCAATGTTCGCTGGGCGCCATTTTGGTGGCGCAAAGCGACCGGGGCATCTGCGCGATCTTGCTGGGCGACGACCCCGATGCCCTGCTGCGCGAGCTGCAGGACCGGTTTGCGCAGGCCCGCCTGATCGGCGGCGACGCCGCGTTTGAAGCCCTGGTGGCGCAGGTGGTGGCGTTTGTCGAAGCGCCCGGCCTGGGGCTGAACCTGCCGCTGGATGTGCGCGGCACCGCGTTCCAGCAGCGGGTGTGGCGGGTGCTGCAGGCCATCCCGGCCGGACAAACGGCCAGCTACGCCGAGGTGGCGCAGCGCATCGGCAGCCCCAAGGCTGTGCGGGCCGTGGCCCAGGCCTGCGCGGCCAATGGGCTGGCAGTGGCCATCCCGTGCCACCGGGTGGTGAAGAGCGATGGCGCGCTGTCGGGCTACCGCTGGGGCGTGGAGCGCAAACGCGCCCTGCTGGCGCGCGAGTCCGACGTAGAGGCGGCCCCGCTGCCGGCGGAGAAGGTGGCATGA
- a CDS encoding DEAD/DEAH box helicase, with protein sequence MPSLPPSPVPPMPPAGRAHVVAQWAQALRNRADSAALQQLPPLTDAEASQVMAQLRGDGGHRPGHGAAPDTPDGVVPGQFRPRITLMTLGRGDGLLGMAPQGKLGPRGDSVTLVQIDWTYRTDGGATWQTPAPTSILNARPSPVQDLFDTGGPVVRMQRNLAAEADAMDRVWDLGLTPVDPKSLQWRHRAAAATLGPVWTLPQEAHFGDFWADVVPQLRAEGWSVVVHPGFAHESVPVLRWKLLIAPDTGEMLGKEVDGPLAPRERPVQKLMLPEREGAWLLSLGIEIDGQTLDLAPMLADLLRRDARWLNARQMVAIDDIAIISLRAPGGKRIEAPAGPLKAIVGAMVDLLTDPTRRQLKDGDPLRLGAWEARRIEALRAGLVQAHRVGTVNGWNNDWQLQGDAGLVQLAKRLRRIGTPQPVAAPQGLQVQLRPYQLEGLAWLQYLRAQGLGGILADDMGLGKTAQALAHVLTEKEAGRLKRPALVVLPTSLLFNWQAEAARMAPSLRVLALHGADRGKRYLHIADHDLVLTTYPLLWRDVEALAAQPFHLLILDEAQMVKNAGSRSARALRKLQAPHLLCLTGTPLENHLGELWAQFDFLMPGFLGDVRSFNARWRKPIEENGETLRAQLLSQRVRPFILRRRKQDVATELPPRTETTLRVQLQGKQRELYEAVRTTADKQVRRALERQGFEGSQIAILDALLKLRQVCCDPRLVKGTTKTAHTMERAKLELLADLLPALVDEGRRVLVFSQFTEMLALAAELLDTLALPYLTLTGQTPPRQRGAVVRKFQAQGDVSAAILLVSLKAGGLGLNLTAADTVIHLDPWWNPAVEEQATARAHRIGQDQPVFVYKLVVEGSIEERMLELQARKAALAQGVLGHDAEGAVKFSEADLHALLAPLSEPANNPLGIPGEDALRWGGTGKRRPRPLQPPET encoded by the coding sequence ATGCCCAGCCTGCCGCCGTCACCCGTTCCACCAATGCCCCCCGCAGGCCGGGCCCATGTGGTCGCGCAATGGGCCCAGGCACTGCGCAACCGGGCTGACAGTGCCGCCCTGCAGCAGCTGCCCCCACTGACCGATGCCGAGGCCTCGCAGGTCATGGCCCAGCTGCGGGGCGATGGCGGGCACCGGCCGGGCCACGGCGCGGCGCCCGACACACCCGATGGCGTCGTCCCCGGCCAGTTTCGCCCGCGCATCACCCTCATGACCTTGGGCCGGGGCGACGGCCTGCTGGGCATGGCGCCCCAGGGCAAGCTGGGCCCGCGTGGTGACAGCGTGACGCTGGTACAGATCGACTGGACCTATCGCACCGATGGTGGCGCCACTTGGCAGACGCCCGCTCCCACCTCCATCCTCAACGCACGCCCGTCCCCCGTGCAAGACCTGTTCGACACCGGTGGCCCGGTGGTGCGCATGCAGCGCAACCTGGCCGCCGAGGCCGATGCCATGGACCGCGTGTGGGACCTGGGCCTGACCCCCGTGGACCCCAAAAGCCTGCAGTGGCGCCACCGCGCAGCCGCCGCTACGCTGGGCCCCGTGTGGACGCTGCCGCAGGAGGCGCACTTTGGCGACTTCTGGGCCGATGTGGTGCCCCAGCTGCGCGCCGAAGGCTGGAGCGTCGTCGTGCACCCCGGCTTTGCGCACGAAAGCGTGCCCGTGTTGCGCTGGAAGCTGCTGATCGCCCCCGACACCGGCGAGATGCTGGGCAAGGAAGTGGACGGCCCCCTGGCCCCGCGCGAGCGCCCGGTGCAAAAGCTCATGCTGCCCGAGCGCGAGGGCGCCTGGCTGCTCAGCCTGGGCATCGAGATCGACGGGCAGACGCTGGACCTGGCCCCCATGCTGGCCGACCTGCTGCGCCGCGACGCCCGCTGGCTCAATGCGCGGCAGATGGTCGCCATCGATGACATCGCCATCATTTCGCTGCGTGCGCCCGGCGGCAAGCGCATAGAGGCGCCCGCCGGGCCGCTCAAAGCCATCGTGGGCGCCATGGTGGACTTGCTGACCGACCCCACCCGCAGACAACTCAAGGATGGCGACCCACTGCGCCTGGGCGCGTGGGAGGCCCGCCGCATCGAGGCCCTGCGCGCCGGGCTGGTGCAGGCGCACCGCGTGGGCACGGTGAACGGGTGGAACAACGATTGGCAATTGCAGGGCGATGCGGGCCTGGTACAACTCGCCAAGCGCCTGCGCCGCATCGGCACGCCCCAGCCCGTAGCCGCGCCGCAGGGGCTGCAGGTACAACTGCGCCCGTACCAGCTCGAAGGCTTGGCCTGGCTGCAATACCTGCGCGCCCAGGGCTTGGGCGGCATCCTGGCCGACGACATGGGCCTGGGCAAAACCGCACAGGCGCTGGCCCACGTGCTGACCGAAAAGGAGGCCGGGCGGCTGAAGCGCCCGGCGCTGGTGGTGCTACCCACCTCGCTGCTCTTCAACTGGCAGGCCGAGGCCGCGCGCATGGCGCCCAGCCTGCGCGTGCTGGCCCTGCATGGCGCGGACCGCGGCAAACGCTACCTGCACATCGCCGACCATGACCTGGTGCTGACCACCTACCCGCTGCTGTGGCGTGATGTGGAGGCACTGGCCGCGCAGCCCTTTCACCTGCTGATCCTGGACGAAGCCCAGATGGTGAAGAACGCCGGCAGCCGCAGCGCCCGCGCCCTGCGCAAGCTGCAGGCACCGCACCTGCTGTGCCTGACGGGCACGCCGCTGGAGAACCACCTGGGCGAGCTGTGGGCGCAGTTTGACTTTTTGATGCCCGGCTTTCTGGGTGATGTGCGCAGCTTCAACGCCCGCTGGCGCAAGCCCATCGAAGAAAACGGCGAAACCCTGCGTGCCCAGCTGCTGTCGCAGCGCGTGCGCCCCTTCATCCTGCGCCGCCGCAAGCAGGACGTGGCCACCGAACTGCCGCCGCGCACCGAAACCACCTTGCGCGTGCAGCTGCAAGGCAAGCAGCGTGAGCTGTACGAGGCCGTGCGCACCACCGCCGACAAACAGGTGCGCCGTGCACTGGAGCGCCAGGGTTTTGAAGGCTCGCAAATCGCCATCCTGGACGCGTTGCTCAAGCTGCGCCAGGTCTGCTGTGATCCGCGACTCGTAAAAGGAACCACGAAAACGGCTCACACCATGGAGCGCGCCAAGCTCGAACTGCTGGCCGACCTGCTGCCCGCCCTGGTCGATGAAGGCCGCCGCGTGCTGGTGTTCTCGCAATTCACCGAAATGCTGGCGCTGGCGGCTGAGCTGCTCGACACCCTGGCCCTGCCCTACCTCACCCTCACAGGCCAGACGCCGCCCCGCCAGCGCGGCGCGGTGGTGCGGAAGTTCCAGGCGCAGGGCGACGTAAGCGCCGCCATCCTGCTGGTAAGCCTCAAGGCCGGTGGCCTGGGCCTGAACCTCACAGCCGCCGACACCGTGATCCACCTCGACCCGTGGTGGAACCCCGCCGTCGAAGAACAGGCCACCGCCCGCGCCCACCGCATCGGGCAAGACCAGCCCGTGTTCGTCTACAAGCTGGTGGTGGAAGGCAGCATCGAGGAGCGCATGCTGGAGCTGCAGGCCCGCAAAGCCGCGCTGGCCCAGGGCGTTCTGGGGCACGATGCCGAGGGCGCGGTCAAATTCAGCGAGGCCGATCTACACGCCCTGCTCGCACCCCTGAGCGAACCCGCCAACAACCCGCTGGGCATCCCCGGCGAAGACGCGCTGCGCTGGGGCGGCACAGGCAAACGGCGGCCCCGGCCGCTGCAGCCACCTGAAACGTAA
- a CDS encoding LuxR family transcriptional regulator produces MRHWLPASTSGGGIAPPPNLTGSALGAMVHQLGDDGFACGMLQELAPVLPAASWSVYRTGRHCKPTLFMSASYGIPDTTQDCWWAYLSGPYRTDRTWGRSLDDAAPTEAPTQLCHLTAPEVDAEHRARVYEAHGVAERVSVVEHESDGSVFAVNFYRHQHQKPFQDRQISDFEGMAPVLLALTRKHIALAQRTGVLQPALQPPPQATAPGLSHSLPALRERLLRAHAGLTERELDVCARLLQGMTQEGIACDLGLSLPTVKTYRNRAFSRLGIHFRNELFALALGTQRSA; encoded by the coding sequence ATGAGGCACTGGCTCCCTGCAAGCACCTCGGGCGGCGGCATCGCGCCCCCGCCCAACCTCACGGGCTCGGCCTTGGGCGCCATGGTTCACCAGCTGGGCGACGACGGGTTTGCCTGCGGCATGCTGCAGGAGCTGGCACCCGTGCTGCCCGCAGCGTCGTGGTCGGTGTACCGCACCGGGCGCCATTGCAAGCCGACCTTGTTCATGTCGGCCAGTTACGGCATTCCAGACACCACGCAGGACTGCTGGTGGGCGTACCTGTCGGGCCCCTACCGCACCGACCGCACCTGGGGCCGCTCGCTGGACGATGCCGCCCCCACCGAAGCGCCCACCCAGTTGTGCCACCTGACCGCGCCCGAGGTGGACGCTGAGCACCGCGCCCGCGTGTACGAAGCCCATGGCGTCGCCGAGCGGGTGTCGGTGGTGGAACACGAGAGCGATGGCTCGGTCTTTGCCGTCAACTTCTACCGCCACCAGCACCAAAAGCCGTTTCAGGACCGGCAGATCAGCGACTTTGAGGGCATGGCCCCGGTGCTGCTGGCGCTGACCCGCAAGCACATCGCCCTGGCCCAGCGCACCGGCGTGCTGCAACCCGCGCTGCAGCCCCCGCCACAGGCCACAGCCCCCGGGCTGTCCCACAGCCTGCCAGCGCTGCGCGAACGCCTGCTGCGCGCTCACGCGGGGCTGACCGAGCGCGAGCTGGACGTGTGCGCCCGCCTGCTGCAAGGCATGACGCAAGAGGGCATTGCCTGCGACCTGGGCCTGAGCCTGCCCACCGTCAAAACCTACCGCAACCGCGCATTCAGCCGCTTGGGCATCCACTTTCGTAACGAGCTGTTTGCGCTGGCGCTGGGCACCCAACGCAGCGCTTAG
- a CDS encoding DUF3237 domain-containing protein: MTEPVPFVEPRLRFFADLRVEVGAPQEVGRTVHGLRRLIPILGGKALGDGWQARVMPGGADFQLIVSDTLAELDARYTLEADGGDLIYVQNRAVRSGPPELMARLVRGEVVDPAQIYFRCSPQFETASPALRWIGERMFTGTGARFPDAVAMRFWELM; the protein is encoded by the coding sequence ATGACCGAACCCGTGCCCTTTGTGGAACCCCGTTTGCGATTTTTTGCCGACCTGCGTGTGGAGGTGGGCGCGCCCCAGGAGGTAGGCCGCACCGTGCACGGCCTGCGCCGGCTCATCCCCATCCTGGGTGGGAAGGCCCTGGGCGACGGCTGGCAGGCCAGGGTGATGCCTGGCGGGGCGGATTTTCAGCTCATCGTGAGCGACACCCTGGCCGAGCTGGACGCGCGCTACACGCTGGAGGCCGACGGCGGGGACCTGATCTATGTGCAAAACCGCGCCGTGCGGTCTGGCCCGCCCGAGTTGATGGCCCGCTTGGTGCGTGGCGAGGTGGTGGACCCCGCGCAGATCTACTTTCGCTGCAGCCCCCAGTTCGAGACAGCGTCTCCCGCGCTGCGCTGGATCGGGGAGCGTATGTTCACCGGCACGGGCGCGCGGTTTCCCGATGCCGTGGCCATGCGGTTCTGGGAGCTGATGTAG
- a CDS encoding tripartite tricarboxylate transporter substrate binding protein: MTSFSTFTRTLSCGLSRRHALRSVCLAATVVAGLAPATGALAQTAGYPNKPVRIIVGFPAGTGPDIVARLLAQKLSEGWGNLGVIVDNKPGAGGLIAATEAARATPDGYTLMLGETGQLSIAPSSYNKLPYDPQKDFAPVSQVVTADFALLVNPQKVPSRNVKDFVTWTQQQKGLFLATFGAGTPGHFGAFMFGEAVKLKPEPVHYKNTTDALGGLFSGDVQGVFASVGLAAPNVKAGKLVALGTTGGTRSNALPDVPTIKEQGYPSLEFNSWFGIVAPAKTPPEIVAKLSADIIKAVQSPEGKAKMEEAGFRVTGTNREEFARIIAADTVTWGKAVAATGFKAD; encoded by the coding sequence ATGACCTCTTTTTCCACGTTCACCCGCACCTTGTCCTGTGGACTCTCCCGTCGCCACGCCTTGCGCAGTGTCTGCCTGGCAGCCACGGTGGTGGCGGGCCTGGCCCCTGCCACCGGCGCCCTGGCGCAGACGGCGGGCTACCCCAATAAGCCGGTGCGCATCATCGTGGGCTTTCCAGCAGGCACGGGGCCGGACATCGTCGCGCGGCTGCTGGCGCAGAAGCTGTCTGAAGGCTGGGGCAACCTGGGCGTGATCGTGGACAACAAGCCCGGCGCCGGTGGCCTGATCGCTGCGACCGAGGCCGCACGTGCCACGCCCGATGGCTACACGCTGATGCTGGGCGAAACCGGCCAGCTCAGCATTGCGCCCAGCAGCTACAACAAGCTGCCGTACGACCCGCAAAAGGACTTTGCGCCTGTGAGCCAGGTGGTCACCGCCGACTTTGCGTTGCTGGTCAACCCGCAAAAGGTGCCCTCGCGCAATGTGAAGGACTTTGTGACCTGGACCCAGCAGCAAAAGGGCCTGTTCCTGGCCACCTTTGGCGCGGGTACACCCGGTCACTTCGGTGCCTTCATGTTTGGCGAGGCCGTGAAGCTCAAGCCCGAACCGGTGCATTACAAGAACACCACCGATGCACTGGGCGGCCTGTTCAGCGGTGACGTGCAGGGCGTGTTTGCCAGCGTGGGCCTGGCCGCGCCCAACGTGAAGGCCGGCAAGCTGGTGGCGCTGGGCACCACAGGCGGTACCCGGTCCAACGCACTGCCCGATGTGCCCACCATCAAGGAGCAGGGCTACCCCAGCCTGGAGTTCAACTCCTGGTTTGGCATCGTGGCCCCGGCCAAGACGCCCCCCGAGATCGTCGCCAAGCTGAGCGCCGACATCATCAAGGCCGTGCAGTCGCCCGAGGGCAAGGCCAAGATGGAAGAGGCCGGCTTCCGCGTGACGGGCACCAACCGCGAAGAGTTCGCCCGCATCATCGCGGCCGACACGGTGACCTGGGGCAAGGCCGTGGCCGCCACGGGCTTCAAGGCCGACTGA
- a CDS encoding DUF6351 family protein: MPSLSLDTPIAQRVALPAAVLLPLLLSACGGGNAVLVTESANPAAACAALSTNAQLSNTNLSTSYVPPGTRRPGGAATGDFLPGHCVVTGAINPRVGVDGKNYAIGFQLSLPDRWNGRFLFIGGGGNDGILRDTSLSSSISGGTPSPLGQGFAVVSTDAGHTGTSASFGADPQARIDHAYNSYDKTAVASKSLISTRYGRKPDYSYFSGCSGGGRQGMMFSQRFPDYFDGITAGAPAMRVSSGATVAAMWNTIQFNAIAPQDASGNRILSKAFSNSDLKLVATAVNATCDAADGVVDGLAQNVNACKAFDPAVLQCTGSKTDSCLSSAQVGALKSVFAGPRNSAGKALYTGQPWDAGLAAPGWRSWTLGNSTTATPDARYITLMVDALVNEFFTPPDLSFNPLAFNFDTDPARMAAYSAIYDTYADDKLAAYKQRGGKLLFIHGMSDPIFSAFDTVDYYERLAANNGGVAATQNFARTFLVPGMNHCSGGPATDNFDSVQTMVDWVEKGIAPQSIAAKALPANTDFPNRTRPLCPYPQFAKYKGSGSVEDASSFVCSAS, translated from the coding sequence ATGCCATCCCTGTCATTGGACACCCCCATCGCGCAACGCGTTGCGCTGCCCGCCGCCGTTCTGCTGCCCCTGTTGCTCAGTGCCTGCGGCGGCGGCAACGCCGTGCTGGTGACCGAAAGCGCCAACCCGGCCGCCGCTTGCGCCGCGTTGAGCACCAACGCGCAGCTCAGCAACACCAACTTGTCCACCAGCTATGTGCCACCCGGCACGCGCCGCCCCGGTGGTGCTGCCACGGGCGACTTTTTGCCCGGGCACTGCGTGGTCACGGGCGCCATCAACCCGCGTGTGGGTGTGGATGGCAAGAACTATGCGATCGGTTTTCAGTTGAGCCTGCCCGACCGGTGGAACGGGCGCTTTCTGTTCATCGGCGGGGGCGGCAACGACGGCATCCTGCGCGACACCTCGCTCAGCTCCAGCATCTCGGGAGGCACGCCGTCGCCGCTGGGGCAGGGCTTTGCGGTGGTGTCCACCGATGCGGGCCATACCGGCACCAGCGCCAGCTTTGGCGCTGACCCGCAGGCGCGCATCGACCATGCCTACAACTCCTACGACAAGACGGCCGTGGCCTCCAAGTCGCTCATCAGCACGCGCTACGGCCGCAAGCCGGACTACTCCTACTTCTCGGGCTGCTCAGGCGGTGGGCGCCAGGGCATGATGTTCTCGCAGCGGTTCCCGGACTACTTTGACGGCATCACCGCCGGGGCGCCCGCCATGCGCGTGTCCAGCGGCGCCACCGTGGCCGCCATGTGGAACACCATCCAGTTCAACGCCATTGCGCCGCAGGATGCCAGTGGCAACCGCATTCTCTCCAAGGCCTTCAGCAACAGCGACCTCAAACTGGTGGCCACTGCCGTCAATGCCACCTGCGACGCCGCCGACGGCGTGGTGGACGGCTTGGCCCAGAACGTCAATGCCTGCAAGGCGTTTGACCCCGCTGTGCTGCAATGCACGGGCAGCAAGACCGACAGCTGCCTGTCGTCCGCCCAGGTGGGTGCGCTCAAGAGCGTGTTTGCCGGGCCCCGCAACTCCGCCGGCAAGGCGCTGTACACCGGCCAGCCTTGGGACGCCGGCCTGGCGGCACCGGGCTGGCGGTCGTGGACGCTGGGCAACTCGACCACGGCCACGCCCGATGCGCGCTACATCACGCTGATGGTGGATGCACTGGTCAACGAGTTCTTCACGCCGCCCGATCTCTCGTTCAACCCGCTGGCCTTCAACTTCGACACCGACCCCGCACGCATGGCGGCGTATTCGGCCATCTACGACACCTATGCCGATGACAAACTGGCGGCCTACAAGCAGCGCGGCGGCAAGCTGCTGTTCATCCACGGCATGTCCGACCCGATCTTCTCGGCGTTTGACACAGTGGACTACTACGAACGCCTGGCGGCCAACAACGGCGGCGTGGCGGCAACGCAGAACTTTGCGCGGACCTTCCTGGTGCCGGGCATGAACCACTGCTCGGGCGGCCCGGCCACCGACAACTTCGACTCGGTCCAGACCATGGTGGACTGGGTGGAGAAGGGCATTGCTCCGCAAAGCATTGCGGCGAAGGCACTGCCTGCAAACACCGACTTCCCCAACCGCACGCGGCCGCTCTGCCCATACCCGCAGTTTGCCAAGTACAAGGGCTCGGGCAGTGTGGAAGATGCCAGCAGCTTTGTCTGCTCGGCGAGTTGA